The following proteins are co-located in the Sphingomonas panacis genome:
- a CDS encoding tape measure protein, with protein MDGAQLSKVQNDLYGVAQRYGVELESVGTLYGRLSQGAKELGASQSDLLRFTNGVGAALKIQGGDAAASSGALLQLTQALGGTYVRAEEFNSVNEGARPILQAVANGIDKYKGSVSALRADVIAGTLTSRDFFAGFLKGSAALEQQAAKANLTIGASFTILNNALGKYIGETDSSVGASVRVSQAIVGIANNLEILVPALTAVGAGFAARFVIGPVAAMAGEIALVARALDQEKLVLIGGKVAAAQKAAAVAASAETEVASIEATIAARRADQVALEQSLVLIKAQRADALQAQAAIAANNRIGLGTVGITRSLPDAARANQDLKALITTRRALGATTAELTALEKALAIAQAQSTAATIEANAAANAATLASRAAAGASKLFAGALTLIGGSVAGGAAVLAIGALIAAYMLYRSQAAAVEERNAATAASMKETAEASRALNVNLTVLAATGRAAASGISQAGASATTATGKMLTFAGAVGQAAEKLLQLAKARQREQIVSFATESVAAEHRANQAQARINARNLDYAARKYDPNTVDGGGLSAADQKANADDARIVAENRALQQANYQAAVRAKSVPLAARITENDKNGGFDVQGELAQVTRDLIVARKRGIRSQTDELEAHQYELKQYIKYRGKGGKDDLSPTAAKAAAAADAAKFRDAAAGAQGDRDAKTGRAASNKADRAAAAASRRAKAEVRDAAADERAYSSAERQANNQIAAARADLTNSAVERANIEKDRIEDERRSRENEIAQQAKQGGLGEGPVAETRKLELQRLNNERAALETQVVDAREKQRQADETLAVASAGRANEQELLSKQADLLTSASQRRDLEQRILDIQYAEERAKLEGVVASRDATEAEKKIAIQRLAMLGKLQDADNAALKKKNAGPLDQFRDRLQQATGDTNEALQNVAVDGLENLESGLEGLVSGTETVSSAFKKMASSIIADLARIAIEKAIVSAIGGGSFFGLKLAGGGKVEGRAGGGRISGPGNGTSDSILAMIDGRKPLMVSNGESIVTAQATRDHWPLIDAMNRGRLPRFARGGVVGTPRLPSMAAPSLDAMSGTGSRIQRLAVDVHAKIDASEDFNVTMQNVAVRTVGAAAGPIIAGAKSETIRTLKRPTLPGGWG; from the coding sequence TTGGACGGCGCGCAGCTCTCGAAAGTCCAGAACGATCTTTATGGCGTGGCGCAACGCTACGGTGTCGAGTTGGAGAGCGTCGGCACGCTGTACGGCCGGCTGAGCCAAGGCGCGAAGGAGCTCGGCGCCAGCCAGTCGGATCTGCTGCGCTTCACGAATGGCGTCGGCGCCGCGCTCAAGATCCAGGGCGGCGATGCGGCTGCGAGCTCGGGTGCGCTGCTTCAGCTCACCCAAGCGCTTGGCGGCACCTACGTGCGCGCGGAGGAGTTCAACAGCGTCAACGAAGGCGCCCGCCCAATCCTGCAGGCGGTCGCGAACGGCATCGACAAGTACAAGGGTTCGGTCTCTGCGCTCCGTGCCGACGTCATCGCGGGGACGCTCACCTCAAGAGATTTTTTCGCCGGCTTCCTGAAAGGCTCGGCAGCACTCGAGCAGCAGGCCGCCAAGGCGAACCTGACGATCGGCGCCTCGTTCACCATCCTGAACAACGCGCTCGGCAAATATATCGGCGAAACCGATTCGAGCGTCGGCGCCAGCGTGCGGGTGTCGCAGGCGATTGTCGGTATCGCCAACAATCTCGAAATCCTGGTGCCCGCGCTCACGGCGGTTGGGGCGGGCTTCGCCGCGCGCTTCGTGATCGGGCCTGTCGCGGCGATGGCTGGCGAAATCGCGCTAGTCGCTCGGGCGTTGGATCAGGAAAAGCTGGTGCTGATTGGTGGCAAGGTCGCCGCGGCGCAGAAAGCCGCGGCAGTCGCCGCCAGCGCGGAAACGGAGGTCGCCTCAATCGAGGCGACGATCGCCGCGCGGCGTGCCGACCAAGTCGCACTTGAACAGAGCTTGGTCTTGATCAAGGCGCAGCGCGCGGACGCCTTGCAGGCGCAGGCGGCGATCGCCGCGAACAACCGGATCGGTCTCGGTACCGTCGGGATCACCCGCAGCCTTCCCGACGCGGCGCGAGCCAACCAAGATCTGAAGGCGCTTATCACCACGCGCCGGGCGCTCGGTGCGACCACCGCAGAATTGACGGCCTTGGAGAAGGCGCTCGCGATCGCGCAGGCACAGTCGACCGCGGCAACCATTGAGGCGAACGCTGCCGCCAACGCTGCCACGCTCGCCTCGCGTGCGGCGGCAGGTGCCTCGAAACTGTTCGCGGGCGCGCTCACGCTGATTGGTGGATCAGTCGCCGGCGGCGCGGCGGTGCTCGCGATCGGCGCGCTGATTGCAGCATATATGCTGTATCGCAGCCAGGCTGCGGCAGTCGAGGAGAGGAACGCAGCCACCGCGGCGTCGATGAAGGAGACAGCGGAAGCCAGCCGCGCGTTGAATGTGAACCTCACCGTCCTCGCTGCTACCGGCAGGGCTGCGGCTTCGGGAATTTCGCAGGCCGGCGCTTCCGCGACCACTGCGACGGGCAAGATGCTGACGTTCGCCGGCGCGGTTGGCCAGGCCGCCGAGAAGCTGCTGCAATTGGCCAAGGCGCGCCAGCGCGAGCAGATCGTGAGTTTCGCCACGGAGTCGGTCGCGGCCGAACATCGCGCCAATCAGGCGCAGGCGAGAATCAACGCCCGCAACCTCGATTATGCCGCACGCAAGTATGACCCGAACACGGTCGACGGGGGCGGCCTATCTGCGGCCGATCAGAAAGCGAACGCCGACGACGCTCGCATCGTCGCTGAAAATCGTGCTTTGCAACAGGCCAACTACCAGGCAGCCGTGCGGGCCAAGAGTGTCCCGCTTGCCGCGCGCATCACCGAAAACGATAAAAATGGCGGCTTCGATGTCCAAGGGGAACTTGCGCAGGTAACGCGCGACCTCATTGTCGCGCGCAAGCGCGGCATTCGTTCGCAGACCGATGAGTTGGAAGCTCATCAATACGAGCTGAAACAGTACATCAAGTATCGGGGCAAAGGCGGCAAAGACGACTTGTCCCCGACAGCGGCTAAGGCTGCTGCGGCGGCCGATGCCGCGAAGTTCCGAGATGCGGCCGCTGGTGCTCAAGGTGACCGCGACGCGAAAACCGGTCGCGCCGCCAGCAACAAGGCCGATCGCGCGGCCGCCGCAGCCAGCCGCAGGGCGAAGGCGGAGGTCCGCGACGCAGCGGCCGACGAGCGGGCCTACAGCTCGGCCGAGCGGCAGGCGAACAACCAGATCGCCGCAGCGCGTGCAGATCTGACCAACTCGGCCGTCGAGCGCGCGAACATCGAAAAGGACCGCATCGAGGACGAGCGGAGAAGCCGCGAAAACGAGATCGCCCAGCAGGCGAAGCAGGGTGGCCTCGGCGAAGGGCCGGTCGCCGAGACCCGTAAGCTCGAGTTGCAGCGCCTGAATAACGAGCGCGCCGCGCTTGAGACGCAGGTGGTCGATGCCCGCGAGAAGCAGCGTCAGGCGGATGAGACCCTCGCCGTGGCGTCGGCCGGGCGGGCGAACGAGCAGGAACTGCTCTCGAAGCAGGCCGATCTGCTGACGTCCGCAAGCCAACGTCGCGACCTCGAGCAGCGCATCCTCGACATCCAGTATGCCGAGGAGCGCGCGAAGCTCGAAGGCGTCGTCGCCTCGCGCGACGCGACCGAAGCCGAGAAGAAGATCGCCATCCAGCGCCTGGCGATGCTCGGGAAGTTGCAGGATGCCGACAACGCGGCCCTGAAAAAGAAGAACGCTGGGCCGCTCGATCAATTCCGGGATCGTCTCCAGCAGGCGACCGGCGACACGAACGAAGCGCTTCAGAATGTCGCCGTCGACGGGCTGGAGAACCTTGAGAGCGGCCTCGAAGGGTTGGTCAGCGGCACGGAAACCGTCAGTTCGGCCTTCAAGAAGATGGCGTCGTCGATCATCGCCGACCTGGCGCGGATCGCGATCGAGAAGGCCATCGTGTCGGCGATCGGCGGCGGCAGCTTCTTCGGCCTGAAGCTGGCTGGCGGCGGCAAAGTCGAGGGTCGCGCCGGCGGCGGCAGGATCTCCGGCCCGGGGAACGGCACGTCCGACAGCATCCTCGCGATGATCGACGGTCGCAAGCCGCTGATGGTTTCGAACGGCGAATCGATCGTCACGGCGCAGGCGACGCGCGACCATTGGCCGCTGATCGATGCGATGAACCGGGGCCGGCTGCCGCGCTTCGCCCGGGGCGGTGTCGTTGGAACGCCCAGGTTGCCGAGCATGGCCGCGCCGTCGCTCGACGCGATGAGCGGGACCGGCTCGCGCATCCAGCGCCTCGCGGTCGATGTGCATGCCAAGATCGACGCATCCGAAGACTTCAACGTGACGATGCAGAACGTCGCGGTTCGCACCGTCGGCGCCGCGGCCGGCCCGATCATCGCCGGCGCCAAGTCAGAAACGATCCGCACGCTCAAGCGGCCGACATTGCCGGGGGGATGGGGCTGA
- a CDS encoding S49 family peptidase, translated as MRHHVLAAIRSQPWAIMPGYLEAIEAIALRVLDDPAVLALSGDGHAGRQISAVAQMGARAASTRTAMLRDGVGMLPLMGPVFPRANIMTEFSGASSLDVAAADLRALQASPDVKNILMVIDSPGGAVAQVNDFARMVAASPKPVSVHVTGLCCSAAYWIGSSAAGGMSLDPTGVVGSIGVMISTSYQVEPDANGRRDLDLTSSNAPNKRPDLSTEEGQAQIRQMLDAIEDVFIANVAQGRGVTEAVVRREFGAGGTLTGKAAKAAGMVDRIEPDGLDGAIRRLAKSGPATPRRTAAANTLTLAQARAGL; from the coding sequence ATGAGGCACCATGTGCTCGCTGCGATCCGCTCGCAGCCCTGGGCGATCATGCCCGGCTATCTCGAGGCGATCGAGGCGATCGCGCTGCGCGTCCTCGACGATCCGGCCGTGCTGGCTCTGAGCGGCGACGGCCACGCCGGTCGCCAGATCTCGGCGGTGGCGCAGATGGGCGCGCGTGCGGCGTCGACCCGCACCGCGATGCTCCGCGACGGCGTCGGCATGCTGCCGCTGATGGGGCCGGTGTTCCCGCGCGCGAACATCATGACGGAGTTTTCCGGCGCGAGCTCGCTCGACGTCGCGGCGGCGGATCTGCGCGCGCTTCAGGCATCGCCCGACGTCAAGAACATCCTGATGGTGATCGACAGCCCGGGCGGCGCGGTCGCCCAAGTCAACGACTTCGCCCGCATGGTCGCGGCATCGCCCAAGCCGGTTTCGGTCCACGTGACGGGCCTGTGCTGCTCGGCCGCGTACTGGATCGGTAGCTCGGCCGCCGGCGGCATGAGCCTCGACCCGACCGGCGTGGTCGGCTCGATCGGCGTGATGATCTCGACGTCGTATCAGGTCGAGCCCGACGCCAACGGCCGGCGCGATCTCGACCTCACCAGTTCCAACGCGCCCAACAAGCGCCCCGACCTCTCGACCGAGGAGGGGCAGGCGCAGATCCGTCAGATGCTCGACGCGATCGAGGACGTCTTCATCGCGAACGTGGCGCAGGGCCGCGGCGTGACCGAGGCCGTCGTGCGACGCGAGTTCGGCGCCGGCGGCACCCTGACCGGAAAGGCGGCCAAGGCGGCCGGCATGGTCGACCGCATCGAACCGGACGGTCTCGATGGCGCGATCCGCCGACTTGCCAAGTCCGGCCCGGCTACGCCCCGGCGGACGGCCGCGGCGAACACCCTCACGCTCGCGCAAGCCCGCGCGGGCCTCTGA
- a CDS encoding phage portal protein, whose product MLDRARAAIDGWRGSAASSGAIVAGADGLNDPGGMTVLNLLGRGSAGVPMCEARALSVPAVLRALEVLCGLFAMTPFHYYRRVGDGKERIDYAPQAQIFLTSANAVQPAFLLKELMLGDLLMCGRFGSYIHRDALYRPSALSRLLPTAIAPVHHWDKADGLEMFYDAQLPDGSRERLSRNDIFYVPGFSRDGLCGIDRLKLLGNTFEAAASTNEFAARFWDNNAQPSTVLTTKGKVAPDEKLKIRNDWQQRFSGPRNAGATAVLDQEMKVEFLSVNNKESQFVETRGFSVVEVSRAFGVPPHVLFELSRATFSNIEQQSLELYLYTMLGHFERAAAYMTHQFAEPGCFFEALPEAMLKGDIATRYTAYQIAIDKGILNPNEVRRRENLNDRPGGDEYRVGSGSQIEGQQPAKPVDHRPPAPAPSQEEDE is encoded by the coding sequence ATGTTGGACCGTGCTCGCGCGGCGATCGACGGCTGGCGTGGCTCGGCCGCGTCGTCCGGCGCGATCGTCGCCGGCGCCGATGGGCTGAACGACCCGGGTGGCATGACCGTGCTGAACCTGCTCGGCCGGGGCTCGGCCGGCGTGCCGATGTGCGAGGCGCGCGCACTCAGCGTGCCGGCAGTACTCCGCGCGCTCGAGGTGCTGTGCGGCCTGTTCGCGATGACGCCGTTTCACTATTACCGCCGGGTTGGCGACGGCAAGGAGCGGATCGACTACGCGCCTCAGGCGCAGATCTTCCTGACCAGCGCGAACGCGGTCCAGCCCGCCTTTCTGCTCAAGGAGTTGATGCTCGGCGACCTGCTGATGTGCGGCCGGTTTGGCTCGTATATCCACCGCGACGCGCTCTACCGCCCTTCGGCGCTATCGCGGCTGCTCCCGACCGCGATCGCGCCAGTGCATCATTGGGACAAGGCCGATGGCCTCGAGATGTTTTATGACGCGCAGCTGCCGGACGGCTCGCGCGAGCGGCTGTCGCGCAACGATATCTTCTACGTGCCGGGCTTCAGCCGCGACGGGCTATGCGGCATCGACCGGCTGAAGCTGCTCGGCAACACCTTCGAGGCGGCCGCATCGACCAACGAGTTCGCAGCGCGCTTTTGGGACAACAACGCCCAGCCTTCGACCGTGCTTACGACCAAGGGCAAGGTCGCGCCCGACGAGAAGCTGAAGATCCGCAACGACTGGCAACAGCGTTTTTCCGGGCCGCGCAACGCCGGCGCGACCGCGGTGCTCGACCAGGAGATGAAGGTCGAGTTTCTCAGCGTCAACAACAAGGAATCGCAGTTCGTCGAGACGCGCGGCTTCAGCGTGGTCGAAGTGTCGCGCGCCTTCGGCGTTCCCCCGCACGTCCTGTTCGAGCTCAGCCGGGCGACCTTCTCGAATATCGAGCAGCAGAGCCTCGAGCTCTACCTCTACACCATGCTCGGCCATTTCGAGCGCGCGGCCGCGTACATGACGCACCAGTTCGCCGAGCCCGGCTGCTTCTTCGAAGCGCTGCCTGAGGCGATGCTGAAGGGTGACATCGCCACCCGCTACACCGCGTACCAGATCGCGATCGACAAGGGCATTCTGAACCCCAACGAGGTCCGCCGGCGCGAGAACCTCAACGATCGCCCGGGCGGCGACGAATACCGCGTCGGATCCGGGTCGCAGATCGAGGGCCAACAGCCCGCGAAGCCGGTCGATCACCGGCCGCCCGCGCCAGCGCCCAGCCAAGAGGAAGACGAATGA
- a CDS encoding phage major capsid protein, protein MRITALKTSLAAVVASMDGILATASNDNDRDLTAEEQTAFDAKAIEAKDLQAKIAREESVLALKASAATPVVLPGAAPGAAQPGTVPATVAEKPEPGAMVGRIAIALAATGGRDQRAMAAHAQEIWGDQTGQIVANMEQSTATKGGYLVDTAYSADFIGLLRPKVVIRNAGARSVPMPDGNITMRKQTGSTNAGYVGERTPAPTTDIAVGSLSMSAKTLRALVPITNQLLRRASFGVDAMVRDDLITSAAIKEDQQFLRGTGSDLAPAGLRSMIIAGNVLTMTANPTLVTVRSDMARLKLKVVNANVPLSKCGYIMSPTVQSFLENITDGNGNKAFPEVASGRFGIYPLFVTTSVPDNLGAGANESEIYFGDFEQFLIGDTYQVTLAASDSAAYDDNGTIRSAFSNDETLIRLIEEHDTELRYDAAFAVLTGVTWKP, encoded by the coding sequence ATGCGCATCACCGCGCTCAAGACCAGCCTGGCGGCCGTCGTAGCATCGATGGACGGCATCCTGGCGACTGCCTCAAACGACAATGATCGTGACCTCACCGCCGAGGAGCAGACCGCCTTCGACGCCAAAGCGATCGAGGCGAAGGATCTTCAGGCGAAGATCGCCCGTGAGGAAAGCGTGCTCGCGCTGAAGGCCAGCGCCGCAACCCCGGTCGTACTGCCCGGCGCCGCGCCTGGCGCCGCGCAGCCCGGTACTGTGCCGGCGACGGTCGCCGAGAAGCCCGAACCTGGTGCGATGGTCGGCCGCATCGCGATCGCGCTCGCCGCGACCGGCGGCCGCGATCAGCGCGCAATGGCGGCACACGCCCAGGAGATCTGGGGCGACCAGACCGGCCAGATCGTCGCCAACATGGAGCAGTCGACCGCGACCAAGGGCGGCTATCTCGTCGACACCGCCTACAGCGCGGACTTCATCGGCCTGCTCCGGCCCAAGGTCGTGATCCGCAACGCCGGCGCGCGGTCGGTGCCGATGCCGGACGGCAACATCACAATGCGTAAGCAGACCGGGTCCACCAACGCCGGCTACGTCGGCGAACGGACGCCGGCGCCGACGACGGACATCGCCGTCGGTTCGCTCAGCATGTCGGCGAAGACGCTGCGCGCGCTTGTGCCGATCACCAACCAGCTGCTGCGCCGTGCATCCTTCGGCGTCGACGCGATGGTGCGCGACGACCTGATCACCTCCGCCGCGATCAAGGAAGACCAGCAGTTTCTGCGCGGTACCGGCAGCGATCTCGCGCCGGCCGGCCTGCGCAGCATGATCATCGCCGGCAACGTGCTGACGATGACAGCCAACCCGACGCTCGTTACCGTTCGCTCGGACATGGCCCGGCTGAAGCTTAAGGTCGTCAACGCCAACGTGCCGCTCTCGAAGTGCGGGTACATCATGTCGCCGACCGTTCAGTCGTTCCTCGAGAACATCACGGACGGGAACGGCAACAAGGCGTTCCCCGAGGTAGCGAGCGGCCGTTTCGGCATCTACCCGCTCTTCGTCACCACCTCGGTGCCGGACAACCTCGGTGCCGGGGCCAACGAGTCGGAGATCTACTTCGGCGATTTCGAGCAGTTCCTGATCGGCGACACCTATCAGGTGACCCTCGCCGCGTCGGACAGCGCCGCCTACGACGACAATGGCACGATCCGCTCGGCCTTCTCCAACGACGAGACGCTGATCCGGCTGATCGAGGAGCACGACACCGAGCTCCGCTACGACGCGGCCTTCGCGGTGCTCACCGGCGTCACCTGGAAGCCGTGA
- a CDS encoding head-tail connector protein, with protein MSDLIPLPVAREHLRIGDEVSDTTLDGLIAASEQGLANHLGRDALIGAAGWPSADAVPANVVHAVKLVLTSLYDNRDTPLEDIAGVRFLVEYYIVVSVG; from the coding sequence ATGTCAGATCTGATTCCGCTCCCCGTCGCGCGCGAACACCTGCGCATCGGCGACGAGGTTTCCGACACCACGCTGGACGGCCTGATCGCCGCGTCTGAGCAGGGCCTCGCCAACCACCTCGGCCGCGACGCCCTGATCGGCGCGGCCGGCTGGCCGAGCGCCGACGCGGTCCCGGCGAATGTCGTTCATGCGGTCAAACTGGTGCTGACCTCGCTTTACGATAACCGCGACACGCCGCTGGAGGACATCGCCGGCGTGCGCTTCCTGGTCGAATATTACATCGTCGTGAGCGTCGGCTGA
- a CDS encoding lysozyme yields the protein MAANNTPAFARAIAGALSAVSIAALAIATPALEQDEGKANVGYLDIAKIPTECFGHTGPDVRIGVRRSDAYCRAKLAGDAETHLRGVLACTPTLADRRYQLAAATRTAFNIGVAAFCKSTIARKFNARDWRGGCDAMLAWNKARVNGRLVVVAGLAKRRERERAMCLTGL from the coding sequence ATGGCGGCGAACAACACGCCGGCGTTCGCACGCGCGATCGCCGGCGCCCTCAGTGCTGTCTCGATCGCGGCGCTCGCGATCGCGACACCCGCGCTCGAGCAGGACGAGGGCAAGGCGAATGTCGGCTACCTCGACATTGCGAAGATCCCGACCGAATGCTTCGGCCACACCGGCCCGGATGTCCGCATCGGCGTGCGGCGCTCGGATGCCTATTGCCGCGCCAAGCTTGCCGGCGATGCCGAAACGCACCTGCGCGGCGTGCTCGCCTGCACGCCGACGCTCGCCGATCGGCGCTACCAACTCGCGGCCGCGACGCGGACCGCGTTCAACATCGGCGTCGCCGCCTTCTGCAAGTCGACGATCGCGCGGAAGTTCAACGCGCGCGACTGGCGCGGCGGCTGCGACGCGATGCTCGCCTGGAACAAGGCGCGGGTGAACGGTCGACTGGTCGTTGTCGCTGGCCTCGCCAAACGGCGCGAGCGCGAGCGCGCCATGTGCCTCACTGGCCTGTGA
- a CDS encoding DUF6950 family protein, giving the protein MYRKPDWDARLAAYLEPLRLRPFAWGSHDCCIFAAGAVEAMTGVDPMPEFRGRYSTAIGSARALSRFGKGTLAATLDDKFEPVPAALAHRGDIVMTDGLLGICWGASLFAVGSEGEREGLVMIERRRWTNARGWRVQYGF; this is encoded by the coding sequence ATGTACCGCAAGCCCGATTGGGATGCTCGGCTCGCCGCGTATCTCGAACCCCTACGTCTGCGCCCATTCGCCTGGGGCAGTCACGACTGCTGCATCTTCGCGGCCGGCGCCGTCGAGGCGATGACCGGCGTCGATCCGATGCCAGAGTTTCGTGGCCGCTATTCCACCGCGATCGGGTCGGCGCGCGCGCTCAGCCGCTTCGGCAAGGGCACGTTGGCGGCGACGCTCGATGACAAGTTCGAGCCGGTCCCGGCTGCGCTGGCGCACCGCGGCGACATCGTGATGACCGATGGCCTGCTCGGCATCTGTTGGGGTGCGTCCCTGTTCGCGGTCGGCAGCGAGGGCGAGCGCGAGGGCCTCGTGATGATCGAGCGCCGGCGCTGGACCAACGCGCGCGGCTGGCGCGTCCAGTACGGCTTCTGA
- a CDS encoding head-tail adaptor protein, translating to MRHRIDILEPNRVSNGRGGFKTPDGEDPWRLLASRVFAEVIALRGDEAVRNSIERSVQLWRVTIRPRAGVAPTHRLVWNGIAMDIKSAAPNLAGDELVMTCESGANGR from the coding sequence TTGCGGCATCGCATCGACATTCTGGAGCCTAACCGCGTCAGCAACGGACGTGGCGGCTTCAAGACGCCAGACGGGGAAGACCCCTGGCGGCTGCTTGCCAGCCGCGTCTTCGCCGAAGTGATCGCGCTACGCGGTGACGAGGCCGTGCGAAACTCGATCGAGCGCTCCGTGCAGCTCTGGCGGGTGACGATCCGGCCCCGCGCCGGCGTGGCCCCGACGCACCGGCTCGTTTGGAACGGGATCGCGATGGACATCAAATCAGCGGCGCCGAACCTCGCCGGCGACGAGCTCGTGATGACCTGCGAAAGCGGAGCGAACGGGCGATGA
- a CDS encoding phage tail assembly chaperone — translation MSPIGGTEGDGDDDDRDPRRRLAGIATSALGWTPATFWSSTPHEFWAAFEVWKSMNSPPEE, via the coding sequence GTGTCTCCCATCGGGGGAACCGAAGGCGACGGGGATGATGACGACCGAGATCCCCGTCGCCGACTAGCCGGCATCGCGACGTCCGCCCTCGGGTGGACGCCGGCGACATTCTGGTCGTCCACCCCGCATGAATTCTGGGCCGCGTTCGAGGTCTGGAAGTCGATGAACAGCCCGCCAGAGGAGTAG
- the gp17 gene encoding tail completion protein gp17, translating to MTSATAACEIMAYEQLDAGIAGASVFQDVPDDAPLPLIIIGDMESTPFASTDDPDRRITLTLVVVTEGDERAPCCDLQDQIETILAGQSFLVDGWNLHVSLESSDAALSDDGSGYVGTTILTILAFRED from the coding sequence ATGACTAGCGCGACCGCCGCTTGCGAAATCATGGCTTACGAGCAGCTCGATGCCGGCATCGCCGGTGCATCGGTGTTCCAGGACGTGCCCGACGACGCGCCGCTGCCGCTCATCATCATCGGCGACATGGAAAGCACGCCCTTCGCCAGCACCGACGATCCAGACCGCCGCATTACGCTGACGCTGGTCGTGGTCACCGAAGGCGACGAGCGAGCGCCGTGTTGCGATCTGCAGGACCAGATCGAGACGATCCTCGCCGGCCAGTCCTTCCTCGTCGATGGCTGGAACCTCCATGTGTCGCTGGAGAGTAGCGACGCCGCCCTGTCCGATGACGGCTCCGGCTACGTCGGCACCACGATCCTGACGATCCTCGCCTTCCGCGAAGATTGA